From a region of the Coffea arabica cultivar ET-39 chromosome 3e, Coffea Arabica ET-39 HiFi, whole genome shotgun sequence genome:
- the LOC113738250 gene encoding probable serine/threonine-protein kinase WNK9 isoform X1 encodes MNAVIDLYADHPDFVEVDPTGRYGRYNEILGKGASKTVYRAFDEYEGIEVAWNQVKLNDFLQSPDDLERLYCEIHLLKTLKHKNIMKFCASWVDTANRNINFVTEMFTSGTLRQYRMKHKRVNIRAIKNWCRQILKGLLYLHSHDPPVIHRDLKCDNIFVNGNQGEVKIGDLGLAAFLRKSHAARCVGTPEFMAPEVYAEEYNELVDIYAFGMCILEMVTFEYPYSECTHPAQIYKKVISGKKPNALYKVKDPEVRRFVEKCLATVSDRLSARELLHDPFLQSDDYLTDLGPVDDYRDFNDVGPMLQEPLLSFSQKSSSLIDSYTIYFDQEHRNGLEYHQNGYETNGIDLLNSQEESLGSVDITINGKRREDDGIFLRLRIADEEGRVRNIYFPFDIETDTALCVAAEMIAELDLTDQDMSKIAEMIDGEIACLVPEWKRRLYNEEIPNYSNGRCCQNCASNGSLLSYLTLNGSGAKNLQVLCPQHGCGSIHGRFEEITYQFEGSEQCLTESAPLVSSQSDIIHYTDIWAQHEGPELRSQNSSRNQCDDHLEPSQQSTFSSDEKIIKIIEEDRYNAPETRDCPTSPGHSEAADYENEIRQELRWLKAKYQMQLRELGVVSTGIVTKPSSLLDSIQSKKDLLSSVLSTPREVQDGSLHQSLISDKHFPPYLPVYTGKKCANQMLRDQELAYSSCSPEHMITAKSYYTGALLPHPLHRATSLPVDAIDV; translated from the exons ATGAATGCTGTGATTGACCTTTATGCTGATCATCCGGATTTTGTTGAAGTTGATCCTACCGGAAGATATGGAAGG TATAATGAGATTCTTGGGAAGGGAGCTTCAAAGACAGT TTATAGAGCATTTGATGAGTACGAAGGGATTGAAGTAGCTTGGAACCAGGTGAAACTTAACGACTTCTTGCAAAGTCCTGATGATCTTGAGAGATTGTATTGTGAAATTCATCTGCTGAAAACTTTGAAACACAAGAATATTATGAAATTTTGTGCCTCTTGGGTTGATACTGCAAATAGGAACATCAACTTTGTGACAGAGATGTTTACGTCTGGAACTCTGAGGCA GTATAGGATGAAACATAAGAGGGTTAACATTAGAGCAATAAAGAATTGGTGCAGGCAAATCTTGAAAGGCCTTCTTTACCTTCACAGCCATGACCCTCCTGTTATCCACAGAGATCTGAAGTGCGACAACATTTTTGTAAATGGCAACCAAGGGGAGGTCAAGATTGGTGATCTTGGCCTCGCTGCATTTCTGCGCAAATCCCATGCTGCTCGGTGTGTTG GAACACCAGAGTTCATGGCTCCTGAGGTGTACGCGGAGGAGTACAATGAATTAGTGGACATCTATGCATTTGGGATGTGCATTTTGGAAATGGTTACCTTTGAATATCCATATAGTGAATGCACACATCCTGCTCAGATCTACAAAAAAGTGATCTCT GGTAAAAAACCAAATGCTCTTTATAAGGTGAAGGATCCTGAGGTGCGTCGATTTGTTGAGAAATGCTTAGCAACAGTGTCTGATAGGCTATCTGCTAGAGAGCTTCTCCATGACCCTTTCCTGCAAAGTGATGATTATTTAACTGACCTTGGACCAGTAGATGACTACAGAGATTTCAATGATGTTGGCCCAATGTTACAAGAGCCACTCTTGAGCTTTAGTCAAAAAAGCAGTTCCTTGATAGATAGTTACACCATTTATTTTGATCAGGAGCATAGAAATGGCTTGGAATACCATCAAAATGGGTATGAAACAAATGGAATTGATCTATTGAACAGTCAGGAGGAGTCCTTGGGAAGTGTGGACATAACAATCAACGGAAAGAGAAGAGAAGATGATGGAATCTTCCTAAGACTGAGAATTGCAGATGAAGAAG GCCGTGTGCGAAATATATACTTTCCTTTTGACATCGAGACCGACACAGCTCTCTGTGTGGCTGCAGAAATGATTGCTGAATTAGATCTCACTGACCAAGATATGAGTAAGATAGCAGAAATGATTGATGGTGAGATAGCTTGCTTAGTGCCTGAGTGGAAGAGGAGGCTTTACAATGAAGAGATCCCCAATTACTCAAATGGTAGATGTTGCCAAAATTGTGCTTCAAATGGTTCTCTTCTCAGTTATTTAACATTAAATGGATCTGGTGCCAAGAATTTGCAAGTTCTCTGTCCTCAGCATGGATGTGGTTCCATACATGGGAGATTCGAAGAGATCACTTACCAGTTTGAAGGGTCTGAACAATGTTTAACAGAAAGCGCACCTTTGGTTTCAAGTCAATCTGACATTATACATTATACTGATATATGGGCACAGCATGAAGGGCCCGAACTAAGATCACAAAATTCCAGTAGGAACCAATGTGATGATCATCTTGAACCGTCTCAGCAATCCACCTTTAGCAGCGACGAGAAAATTATAAAGATCATTGAGGAGGATAGGTATAATGCTCCCGAGACAAGAGATTGCCCTACTTCACCTGGTCACTCGGAAGCTGCAGATTACGAAAATGAGATAAGGCAGGAGTTAAGGTGGCTAAAAGCCAAGTACCAAATGCAGTTGAGGGAACTGGGGGTTGTATCAACTGGGATTGTGACGAAACCGTCATCTCTGCTAGATAGCATTCAAAGCAAAAAGGATCTTTTGTCATCAGTCCTTTCCACACCAAGGGAAGTGCAGGATGGTAGTCTACATCAATCTCTCATCTCTGATAAGCATTTCCCTCCCTATCTGCCTGTTTATACCGGAAAGAAATGTGCAAACCAGATGCTGCGGGATCAGGAGTTGGCCTATAGTTCTTGCAGTCCGGAACATATGATCACTGCCAAGAGTTACTACACTGGGGCCTTACTTCCACACCCACTTCACAGGGCCACTTCTCTTCCCGTGGATGCCATTGATGTCTAA
- the LOC113738250 gene encoding probable serine/threonine-protein kinase WNK9 isoform X2, translated as MNAVIDLYADHPDFVEVDPTGRYGRYNEILGKGASKTVYRAFDEYEGIEVAWNQVKLNDFLQSPDDLERLYCEIHLLKTLKHKNIMKFCASWVDTANRNINFVTEMFTSGTLRQYRMKHKRVNIRAIKNWCRQILKGLLYLHSHDPPVIHRDLKCDNIFVNGNQGEVKIGDLGLAAFLRKSHAARCVGTPEFMAPEVYAEEYNELVDIYAFGMCILEMVTFEYPYSECTHPAQIYKKVISEHRNGLEYHQNGYETNGIDLLNSQEESLGSVDITINGKRREDDGIFLRLRIADEEGRVRNIYFPFDIETDTALCVAAEMIAELDLTDQDMSKIAEMIDGEIACLVPEWKRRLYNEEIPNYSNGRCCQNCASNGSLLSYLTLNGSGAKNLQVLCPQHGCGSIHGRFEEITYQFEGSEQCLTESAPLVSSQSDIIHYTDIWAQHEGPELRSQNSSRNQCDDHLEPSQQSTFSSDEKIIKIIEEDRYNAPETRDCPTSPGHSEAADYENEIRQELRWLKAKYQMQLRELGVVSTGIVTKPSSLLDSIQSKKDLLSSVLSTPREVQDGSLHQSLISDKHFPPYLPVYTGKKCANQMLRDQELAYSSCSPEHMITAKSYYTGALLPHPLHRATSLPVDAIDV; from the exons ATGAATGCTGTGATTGACCTTTATGCTGATCATCCGGATTTTGTTGAAGTTGATCCTACCGGAAGATATGGAAGG TATAATGAGATTCTTGGGAAGGGAGCTTCAAAGACAGT TTATAGAGCATTTGATGAGTACGAAGGGATTGAAGTAGCTTGGAACCAGGTGAAACTTAACGACTTCTTGCAAAGTCCTGATGATCTTGAGAGATTGTATTGTGAAATTCATCTGCTGAAAACTTTGAAACACAAGAATATTATGAAATTTTGTGCCTCTTGGGTTGATACTGCAAATAGGAACATCAACTTTGTGACAGAGATGTTTACGTCTGGAACTCTGAGGCA GTATAGGATGAAACATAAGAGGGTTAACATTAGAGCAATAAAGAATTGGTGCAGGCAAATCTTGAAAGGCCTTCTTTACCTTCACAGCCATGACCCTCCTGTTATCCACAGAGATCTGAAGTGCGACAACATTTTTGTAAATGGCAACCAAGGGGAGGTCAAGATTGGTGATCTTGGCCTCGCTGCATTTCTGCGCAAATCCCATGCTGCTCGGTGTGTTG GAACACCAGAGTTCATGGCTCCTGAGGTGTACGCGGAGGAGTACAATGAATTAGTGGACATCTATGCATTTGGGATGTGCATTTTGGAAATGGTTACCTTTGAATATCCATATAGTGAATGCACACATCCTGCTCAGATCTACAAAAAAGTGATCTCT GAGCATAGAAATGGCTTGGAATACCATCAAAATGGGTATGAAACAAATGGAATTGATCTATTGAACAGTCAGGAGGAGTCCTTGGGAAGTGTGGACATAACAATCAACGGAAAGAGAAGAGAAGATGATGGAATCTTCCTAAGACTGAGAATTGCAGATGAAGAAG GCCGTGTGCGAAATATATACTTTCCTTTTGACATCGAGACCGACACAGCTCTCTGTGTGGCTGCAGAAATGATTGCTGAATTAGATCTCACTGACCAAGATATGAGTAAGATAGCAGAAATGATTGATGGTGAGATAGCTTGCTTAGTGCCTGAGTGGAAGAGGAGGCTTTACAATGAAGAGATCCCCAATTACTCAAATGGTAGATGTTGCCAAAATTGTGCTTCAAATGGTTCTCTTCTCAGTTATTTAACATTAAATGGATCTGGTGCCAAGAATTTGCAAGTTCTCTGTCCTCAGCATGGATGTGGTTCCATACATGGGAGATTCGAAGAGATCACTTACCAGTTTGAAGGGTCTGAACAATGTTTAACAGAAAGCGCACCTTTGGTTTCAAGTCAATCTGACATTATACATTATACTGATATATGGGCACAGCATGAAGGGCCCGAACTAAGATCACAAAATTCCAGTAGGAACCAATGTGATGATCATCTTGAACCGTCTCAGCAATCCACCTTTAGCAGCGACGAGAAAATTATAAAGATCATTGAGGAGGATAGGTATAATGCTCCCGAGACAAGAGATTGCCCTACTTCACCTGGTCACTCGGAAGCTGCAGATTACGAAAATGAGATAAGGCAGGAGTTAAGGTGGCTAAAAGCCAAGTACCAAATGCAGTTGAGGGAACTGGGGGTTGTATCAACTGGGATTGTGACGAAACCGTCATCTCTGCTAGATAGCATTCAAAGCAAAAAGGATCTTTTGTCATCAGTCCTTTCCACACCAAGGGAAGTGCAGGATGGTAGTCTACATCAATCTCTCATCTCTGATAAGCATTTCCCTCCCTATCTGCCTGTTTATACCGGAAAGAAATGTGCAAACCAGATGCTGCGGGATCAGGAGTTGGCCTATAGTTCTTGCAGTCCGGAACATATGATCACTGCCAAGAGTTACTACACTGGGGCCTTACTTCCACACCCACTTCACAGGGCCACTTCTCTTCCCGTGGATGCCATTGATGTCTAA